Within the Desulfurella sp. genome, the region ACCGCATAAACCACCAAAGATCCACCATCCAAACAACCACGCTATTTATCATCACAAAGCTTATAACCACAAGTTTTATCGACATGAAAACCACAGACTGGTACACAGAAGGGCAAACTACAATGCAGCAACACCGGCTCGCCCTGCAATACATACACCCGCTGGAACAATACCTGCACAAAGAGCAATACCAAGTCCTGCTGCTCACAAAGGCTACTAAGATTTAGGCTCAGCTTGAGCCTAAATCTTTTTTAAATCTTTGTAAATCTTGAGTTAAACCCACACAAATTAAAATAGTAGATGAGCTTATTATGTCATCACCACTTGGATTAAATTTCAATTTTTTTTCTATTTTTTGCTCATTTTTATTAAAAAATTCTTCTACTAAAGCTATAATCATTAAATTATAAAATGATCTTATATTTGTTTGTTTTATCATTTTCCCATCGTAGGGGCTGTTTTTTGGTATCCTAATTTCGTCAATCTCTATGGCTTCTTTTGCACCTGCAATACTAAATAGCGCATCAGCAGCGTTAGGTGCTAAAATCATTCTTGCAACTCTGGTAGCAGATGTATGATATGGCGAAATAGTTGTTGCCCCAAGTCTTTTAAATCTCTTAATGGCTTCTTCTTCGTTTTCTCTAGCATTTACCCTTGCTATGGAAAAAATTTCCTTGTTTAGTTCTTTTGCAGAAATAAGAATATATAGATTTTCAGCATCAGAGTTTGTTAAAATAGCAAGGCCTTTGGCACGCATAATTCCTGCTTGCAAAAGCACCTTTTCGTCTGCAGCATCTGCATTTATTGTTAAATAACCCTCCTTTATGGCTTCATTTGCTTTATCCCTATCCTTTTCTATTATAACAAAACTTAAATTGTTTGATCTAAGCTGCTGTGCAACTAGACTTGTAATTTTGCCAAAACCACAAATGATATAGTGATTAACAAGTTCGTCTATCTTTTTTTGCACAAGTGCCTCCTTATCTAATTTTGATTCTATAATTCTGCGTGTAAAAGCAGAAGTTATAATACTTGTAAGCATTGCTATACTAACAATACCAAATATCATCAAAAACGAGGCTATTATTTTACCCGTTTGCGTAATTGGTACTATATCACCATAGCCTACAGTTGTAGCTGTAACAATAGACCACCAAAAAGCATTAAATAAAGATCGGAAAGCAGGATTATAAGGGCTTTCTGCAATGTAAATACTGATTGATGAAACAAACAAAAAAAATGCAAAAATTGCAAAAAACCAGGTCAACTCATAAAAACTGCTCTTTATCACATTCAAAAGTTCCATTATTTTTTTGCTAAATCTACCAAATTGCAAAAGCCTTGCCAGTACAACAAGTAAAGTATAAGGGTATGGCAAAACATAAAAAGGTATCATAGCAACAATGTTAGCCAAAAAAAGTGTATTCAAAGCCTGATTTAAAAAAGCTTTCAAAGTATATTCTTTCTTTTCCACCAAAATTGCAAAAAAAGTAGTGTAATTTATAATAAACTCTAAAATTATCACTGAAATAGTAAATATCTCGATCGTGGTAAAAAATGGTCTTATTATGTTATATTCAAGTATCTTTGCACCCTTATATACCATTATAGACACAATGGATGCAAATAATACAAACCTCATAAACAAACTGAAAATATATGATGTAACTTTATTTGTATAAAGTATCTCTCTAACTTTTATCAAAAAATCAATAACTTTCATAAATATTTTACATTATACAGGCATTTTATTAGATTTCAATGCAATAACTTGAAATTTAAAAAGAAAGTTGTTAAATTACTATTTTAATGATAGAAAAAGAAAATTTTAAAAAGGTTGTATATCAAAAACTACAAAGCCTAAAAGAAGGAGAATATTTAGATATTAGAAGTTACAAAAGAAACCGAAGTGTTTTAATTGTAAAACTACAAAATTCTTATAGATTTATCGAGAATGGTTTCAGGAATATGGATGTTTATTTAAATAATCTCGATGATATAAAATCTGTATTAAAAACAATAGAACGCATTGAATTTCCAAGAAGTCATATGGTACGTATATACAAAATGGATAATTTTGATGAAACAAAGATAAACTTGCAAAGAAAAAAACTCTAAGGAGAAAATTTTATGAAAATTATTGATTTAAATTTTCAAAATACACAAAACATTATTGCAAGTTTTTTAATAGAGGCTAAAGAGCCCATACTTATTGAAACAGGTCCTGAATCTACATTCAAACACCTAACCTACAAATTAAAAGAACTTGGTTTAAACATAAACGATATAAGACATGTATTTGTAACACATATTCATCTAGATCATTCAGGCGCTGCTTGGTGCTTTGCTAAAACAAACGCAAAAATTTATGTCCATCCAGCTGGTGCAAAACATTTAATTGATCCATTCCGTCTTGTAGCATCCGCACAAATTGTTTACAAAGATAAATTAAAAACACTTTTTGGCAATATTATGCCAATTGATAAAGATAAAGTAGTTATTTTAGATGATCAAAAAGAAATAAATATAGCTGGCACAAAAATTTTGCCAATATTTACACCAGGTCACGCAAAGCACCATGCATGTTTTTTTGTAAATGATCATATGTTTGTGGGTGATGCAGGTGGTATTCGAATTTTAGATGGACCCATAATGCCACCTATGCCACCTCCTGATATAAATTTAAAAGAATGGATAGCATCAATTGAAAAACTTAAAAAATACAAACCCAACTTTGTATGTCCAACACATTTTGGTTGTTATACAGCTGATAATCATTTTGATAAACTTATTTCACATATTATACAGTATGAAATATTTATAAAAAACAGTCAAGACTATAATCAATTTTTAAAATTTATCGATACTTTCTTTTATGATAAAAGCATAAGAGAACACTATAAGCTTGCAAATCCAGATGATATGAATTTTGAAGGCCTATTGAGATATTTCAAAATTTTTATAAACCAGAATTAGTATCATTGGCAGTATTGTTATCTATTGTAGATTGCTTTGCTGTAATGCTAGTATTATTAATATAAAGCAACATTTTATCAATACTGTTTTTTAATTTGCTTGATTTTGCAAGGATCAAAGCTTGTTGAAGCTCAACTTTAGCAAAGTTATACTTGCCATCTTTTGCATATGCACCAGCAAGACACATATACGAAACAGGATTATCCGAATGCAACACTACAGCTAATTTGCCAAGCTGAATTGCTTTAGACACATGGTCTTCTTTTAGCTGTTTAATACATTGTGTTATTGTATTTGCATAAGAAAAAGCAGGTATAAAAATAAACAATAATCCAATAAATAACCTTTTTAACATAGCGCTTTTAAAATTTATCTTTAAAAAACATTTTTTTCAAATTAAAAATTCTAACATTACATATTAGTTACACTAAGTTTTTTTCCTTTTTTTGTCAATTATTATATAACCGACAATAATTACCCAAACAATAACAATCAATCCTGCAAACAATGGAAGTTTTTTTGTTATTTTTTTATACATCAACGCTTGTCTTTGTGCTTGAAGTTGTGAATTTACATTGGCAACAAGAGATTGATAATAAAGATTTGCGGTATAATTCAAAACAAAATTTTTGAAATTAGCAAAATATTCATCAAACTCATTCTGGTTCTGCAAAAGGTAAATATATGCTTTGGAAGCTTGAGTGTAGCGTTTGTGCGCATCGCTTGATTTATCTATAAAGCTTAAATATTTTATAAACATTAAAGTTTCATCTATTTTATTTGGAGGGTTAATATCAAAATCTAACTTTGATATTTCTTGCGGGAAATTGTATGCCAAAAATGCACAAATATAATCATCCGTCTGATTTTGTTCATAAATATTAAGTGTTTGAACAGCTGCAGCTAGGTAGCGCTTTATGTTTTTCTTATATGAAGCATATCCTATGTCACCAAGCCATTGTATAAATTTATTCAAATAGTTACCTTTTGGTATATTGAGGTTTTCTGTAGAATTTATCTTTTCGATTGCCAGATTAAATTCTTCGTTATCTATAGGCAACCCTTCAACGCTTAAAAGCGTACCATTTAATACAGAATCGCTCATTCTCCATGATAATTTCATATGAAGATAGTTAGCAGTGCAAATATTTTTATTGCATTGTATTTGCCACGATGAAGCCTGTGCTGAATCAGGCCTTAAAAAAGTGGCAAAAAACAACAAAAAAAATATAAAATTAACAAAAATTTTCAACAATTAAACCTTCAAGCAAACTGCCATTTGTTGTGTAAACGCAGTCTTTACCAAAAACTTCCATTATGGACAATACTATTTGTGCTCCCACGACAATTACGTCTTCCCTTCCCTCTTCTAAAACAGGGTAGTGTTTTAAGCGTGATTTTTTATCCATTAAAATCATTTCGTTTAATAATTTTTCAATACTTTTTTGAGTTAATTTGTAGTTTTCACATTTTTCATAATCGTATATTTTAAGATTCAAATCCATAGCAGCAAGACTGGTAACTGTTCCTGCGTTGCCTATAAGATATTCAAAATCAAAAGTTACTTTGTGTTTCAAAAGTTCGTCTTTAAAAGCCAAACCTGCATCAAACAGGTTTTTTTTAGAAGGTGGATCAGTTTGACAAAATTGCTCAAGCAATTTAACAACACCTAATTTAACACTGAATGATTTAACAATACGCTCATTTTCACAAAACATAAACTCACAGCTTCCACCGCCCAAATCAAAACCCACCCATCGTTTGTTTTTTAAGTAATCAAGTGCATATAAAATACCTTTTTGAGATAAGTATGCTTCTTTTAAACCATCAATTACTTCAATATTCAAATGCGTTTTATTCAAAAAGTCATCTTTGTTTTTTGCTTCTCTTATAGCGCTTGTGGCTACAGCTTTGTAGTCTGTACAATTGTAACTTTTCATTAAATTTTCATAATAGGATAATATATAAAGCGCTTTTTGTATATTTTCTTCTTGTAAATAGCCATTACTGCCTTTGCCCAATCGGGCAATCTTGCTTAAGCGTAAAACCAACTTACATGTTGTCTCATCAGCAATGGCTAGCCTTATTGTATTTGTACCTATATCAATTGCAGCTATCATGCATTCTTCAGTGTTTCTATGATGCTTCTTGCTGCATCTGCAAAAGCTTTTGCTACAACTGAGTCTGGAGCTGATATACTAACTGGGCTTCCTTCGTCTCCACCTTCTCTTACCTGTATGTCTATTGGT harbors:
- a CDS encoding potassium channel protein; the encoded protein is MKVIDFLIKVREILYTNKVTSYIFSLFMRFVLFASIVSIMVYKGAKILEYNIIRPFFTTIEIFTISVIILEFIINYTTFFAILVEKKEYTLKAFLNQALNTLFLANIVAMIPFYVLPYPYTLLVVLARLLQFGRFSKKIMELLNVIKSSFYELTWFFAIFAFFLFVSSISIYIAESPYNPAFRSLFNAFWWSIVTATTVGYGDIVPITQTGKIIASFLMIFGIVSIAMLTSIITSAFTRRIIESKLDKEALVQKKIDELVNHYIICGFGKITSLVAQQLRSNNLSFVIIEKDRDKANEAIKEGYLTINADAADEKVLLQAGIMRAKGLAILTNSDAENLYILISAKELNKEIFSIARVNARENEEEAIKRFKRLGATTISPYHTSATRVARMILAPNAADALFSIAGAKEAIEIDEIRIPKNSPYDGKMIKQTNIRSFYNLMIIALVEEFFNKNEQKIEKKLKFNPSGDDIISSSTILICVGLTQDLQRFKKDLGSS
- a CDS encoding MBL fold metallo-hydrolase: MKIIDLNFQNTQNIIASFLIEAKEPILIETGPESTFKHLTYKLKELGLNINDIRHVFVTHIHLDHSGAAWCFAKTNAKIYVHPAGAKHLIDPFRLVASAQIVYKDKLKTLFGNIMPIDKDKVVILDDQKEINIAGTKILPIFTPGHAKHHACFFVNDHMFVGDAGGIRILDGPIMPPMPPPDINLKEWIASIEKLKKYKPNFVCPTHFGCYTADNHFDKLISHIIQYEIFIKNSQDYNQFLKFIDTFFYDKSIREHYKLANPDDMNFEGLLRYFKIFINQN